One window from the genome of Bacillus tianshenii encodes:
- a CDS encoding IS1182 family transposase (programmed frameshift), with product MEFVHIEELVPEDHLLRKIDKYIDFSFILEKVRPYYCEDNGRPSLDPLVLFKMMFIGYFYGIRSERQLEREIQTNVAYRWFLGLHLNDKVPHHSTISWNRRTRFKGTTVFQDIFDEIVHQAMSHRMVGGRVLFTDSTHLKANANRHQFTREEVEEETRDYIDELNKAVEEDRIQNGKKPLKPKEEVKETKTIRVSKTDPESGYLYRENKPEGFFYLDHRTTDLKYNVITDVHVTPGNLHDSVPYLNRLDLQVEKFGFDLEGVGLDAGYLTMPICKGLTDRNIFGVIAHRRYSSTKGLMPKWKFKFDEERNVYVCPQGETLTYRTTTREGYREYKSDPKKCEECSLLESCTRSKNHQKVLTRHMWEDRKEQIRRNRLSKEGKVITQKRRETVERSFADSKELHGLRYCRLRGLENVKEQALLTAACQNMKKIALHLSRQNG from the exons ATGGAGTTTGTACATATTGAAGAGCTAGTCCCAGAAGACCATCTCTTACGAAAAATTGATAAATATATTGATTTCTCCTTTATCCTTGAAAAAGTTCGTCCTTATTATTGCGAAGATAATGGGCGTCCCTCTCTCGATCCTCTCGTTCTTTTCAAAATGATGTTTATCGGCTATTTTTATGGTATTCGTTCCGAACGTCAGCTTGAACGTGAAATTCAGACAAATGTCGCTTACCGATGGTTTTTAGGGCTTCATCTAAATGATAAGGTTCCTCACCATTCAACGATTAGTTGGAATCGGCGTACACGATTCAAAGGCACAACGGTTTTTCAAGACATTTTTGATGAAATCGTTCATCAAGCGATGAGTCATCGTATGGTCGGTGGTCGAGTGCTGTTTACGGATTCGACTCATTTGAAGGCAAATGCCAACCGACACCAATTTACACGGGAAGAAGTAGAAGAAGAAACACGGGATTATATTGATGAACTTAACAAAGCTGTGGAAGAGGATCGGATCCAGAATGGAAAAAAGCCCCTTAAACCGAAAGAGGAGGTGAAAGAAACAAAAACGATCCGCGTTAGTAAGACGGATCCTGAGAGTGGTTACCTATACCGTGAGAATAAGCCAGAAGGGTTCTTTTATTTAGATCATAGAACGACTGACCTGAAATATAATGTGATTACCGATGTTCATGTCACTCCAGGCAACCTTCACGATTCTGTTCCTTATTTGAATCGGTTAGACCTACAGGTTGAAAAGTTTGGCTTTGATTTAGAAGGTGTGGGACTGGACGCTGGTTACTTAACAATGCCGATTTGTAAGGGGTTAACTGACCGTAACATTTTTGGAGTCATTGCTCATCGTCGGTACAGTTCGACGAAAGGACTTATGCCAAAGTGGAAATTTAAATTTGATGAAGAACGAAATGTTTATGTATGTCCACAGGGAGAAACGTTAACCTATCGCACCACTACAAGAGAAGGGTACCGCGAATACAAATCCGATCCAAAAA AGTGTGAAGAGTGTTCATTACTTGAAAGCTGTACACGGTCTAAAAATCATCAAAAGGTTCTCACCCGACACATGTGGGAGGACCGAAAAGAACAAATCCGACGAAATCGCTTATCCAAAGAAGGAAAAGTGATTACACAAAAAAGAAGAGAAACCGTTGAGCGAAGCTTCGCAGATTCAAAAGAACTGCATGGGCTTCGCTATTGCAGGTTGAGGGGATTGGAAAATGTAAAAGAGCAGGCATTACTTACAGCTGCCTGCCAGAACATGAAAAAGATTGCCCTTCACCTATCCAGACAGAATGGATAG
- a CDS encoding D-alanyl-D-alanine carboxypeptidase family protein, protein MKLLYICFLLVFAGVSIYPMEAQAAVSTSAQSSILMEQESGRVLYEKDIDTPRRIASITKIMTAVLAVESGKLDDIVKVSKRAEGTEGSSLYLRAGDEIKLEDLVFGLMLRSGNDAAVAIAEHVGGSLEGFVHMMNEKAAEIGMTNTVFANPHGLDDAENHYSTAYDMALLTRYAMQNEDYKKIAGTKSHRSDGFGVWRNKNKLLTSLYEPCTGGKTGFTKRAGRTLVTTASKDGENLIAVTLRASNDWQDHETMYEWGFKTFDKKVVLKEGKLSNIDDDFYKGHATVKREVTYPLTKKEEESIHHEIQLIEPQENWKQIGVPNVVGKVDILADERLIEEVPIFYNGNPPWEKPSWWEKLKNVLLQFVGVE, encoded by the coding sequence ATGAAGTTATTATACATATGTTTCTTGCTCGTGTTTGCAGGTGTGTCTATATATCCAATGGAGGCACAGGCAGCTGTCTCCACCTCTGCCCAGAGCTCAATCTTGATGGAACAGGAATCTGGTCGTGTATTGTATGAAAAAGATATCGATACTCCGAGAAGGATTGCGAGTATTACTAAAATTATGACAGCTGTCCTTGCAGTTGAGTCTGGAAAGCTTGACGACATCGTAAAAGTGAGTAAGCGTGCAGAAGGGACGGAAGGCTCCTCTCTTTACTTGCGGGCAGGAGATGAGATTAAGCTTGAAGATTTAGTGTTTGGTTTAATGCTTCGTTCAGGAAATGATGCTGCAGTGGCGATTGCAGAGCATGTTGGCGGAAGCTTAGAAGGCTTTGTTCACATGATGAATGAAAAAGCAGCTGAAATTGGGATGACAAATACTGTATTTGCGAACCCGCATGGCCTTGATGATGCCGAAAATCATTATTCAACTGCGTATGATATGGCGCTATTAACACGTTATGCTATGCAAAATGAAGACTATAAAAAAATTGCTGGTACAAAGTCACACCGTTCAGATGGGTTTGGTGTTTGGCGGAACAAAAATAAGCTCCTAACAAGTTTATATGAGCCTTGTACAGGTGGGAAAACTGGATTTACGAAACGAGCAGGGCGAACACTAGTAACGACTGCTTCAAAAGATGGGGAAAATTTAATTGCTGTAACACTACGAGCATCGAATGACTGGCAAGACCATGAAACGATGTATGAATGGGGCTTTAAAACCTTTGATAAGAAGGTCGTTTTAAAGGAAGGGAAGCTTTCGAACATTGATGATGATTTTTATAAAGGGCATGCAACTGTTAAGCGTGAGGTGACTTACCCGTTAACTAAAAAAGAAGAGGAAAGTATTCATCATGAGATCCAGCTTATTGAACCGCAAGAGAACTGGAAACAAATTGGCGTTCCGAATGTCGTAGGAAAAGTTGATATTCTTGCAGATGAGAGATTAATTGAAGAAGTGCCGATTTTTTATAACGGCAATCCGCCATGGGAAAAACCATCTTGGTGGGAGAAGCTGAAAAATGTGTTGCTGCAGTTTGTAGGGGTGGAATAA
- a CDS encoding cytochrome c biogenesis protein ResB yields the protein MEKVKCQCGHVNPHGTILCESCGKPLEEPQKKLLDMRYDGSARRSQTYKKSIVDKIWNFFSSVKVGVWLIVITLVASALGTVFPQEFYIPPNVSPSAFYEQEYGFAGKLYYELGFHNLYSSWWFMLMIASIAISLVICSLDRVVPLYRALKKQGVERHDNFLQRQRVFGATQGIQPAKSIETMKEKLKQKRYRVREENGSLLAEKGRFSRWGPYVNHIGLIIFLIGGMLRFFPGMYIDEVLWLRDGETKAVPGTNGEYYLKSDGFVRELYTEEDDVQVGMGMPKNFQTNGVLYKEKGDTLPGAEAELEEVKSHKIRVNQPLKFESFAVYQTDYKLNELKSMSFRLENKETQESLGGLTVNLDNPKDVYELGNGSKVEVLNYFPDFYFDDDGNPATKTRIPNNPAFVFKMYTPETPKGEVSFVGIRTNVEPLGENTHKMSFAGIDTRNVTALTVRRDYTLPLIAVGGAIFMIGVIQGMYWNHRRIWIKQKQGEVWIAGHTNKNWFGLKKDIETMIEGTDVMMPIDQAEEEKKEKAS from the coding sequence ATGGAGAAAGTGAAATGTCAGTGCGGGCATGTGAATCCACATGGTACGATTCTCTGTGAATCTTGTGGTAAGCCATTGGAGGAGCCGCAAAAAAAATTATTGGACATGCGCTATGATGGAAGCGCAAGACGGTCCCAAACATATAAGAAATCAATCGTTGATAAGATTTGGAATTTCTTTTCTTCGGTAAAAGTAGGTGTGTGGCTGATTGTCATCACACTTGTCGCTTCTGCATTAGGAACAGTTTTTCCACAGGAATTTTATATTCCACCAAACGTTTCACCGTCTGCATTCTATGAGCAGGAGTATGGATTTGCAGGTAAGCTGTACTATGAGTTAGGCTTTCATAACTTATACAGCTCATGGTGGTTTATGTTAATGATTGCATCAATTGCTATTTCTCTTGTAATTTGCAGTCTTGACCGTGTTGTTCCTCTTTATCGTGCATTGAAAAAGCAAGGTGTTGAGCGTCATGATAATTTCTTGCAACGTCAGCGTGTATTTGGAGCTACGCAAGGAATTCAGCCTGCAAAGTCAATCGAAACAATGAAAGAGAAATTGAAGCAGAAGCGTTATCGTGTTCGAGAAGAGAATGGTAGCCTACTAGCAGAAAAAGGTCGTTTCTCACGGTGGGGTCCATATGTGAACCACATCGGATTAATTATTTTTCTAATCGGCGGTATGCTTCGTTTCTTCCCAGGGATGTATATTGATGAAGTCTTATGGCTTCGGGACGGAGAAACGAAGGCTGTGCCTGGTACGAATGGCGAGTATTATTTGAAGAGTGACGGCTTTGTGCGTGAACTGTATACCGAGGAAGATGATGTACAGGTTGGAATGGGAATGCCAAAGAACTTCCAAACGAATGGTGTACTCTATAAGGAAAAAGGAGATACACTTCCAGGTGCTGAAGCTGAACTTGAAGAAGTAAAATCACATAAAATTCGTGTGAACCAGCCTCTTAAGTTTGAAAGCTTTGCTGTTTATCAAACAGATTATAAGCTGAATGAATTAAAGAGTATGTCGTTTCGTCTAGAGAACAAAGAAACACAAGAGTCTTTAGGGGGCTTAACCGTTAATTTGGACAACCCGAAAGATGTCTATGAACTAGGGAACGGTTCGAAGGTGGAAGTGCTGAACTACTTCCCAGATTTTTATTTTGATGATGACGGGAACCCGGCAACAAAGACTCGAATTCCGAATAACCCAGCATTTGTATTTAAAATGTACACACCTGAGACACCGAAAGGCGAAGTTAGCTTCGTTGGTATTCGGACGAATGTAGAGCCGCTCGGTGAAAACACACATAAAATGTCATTTGCAGGCATTGATACGCGTAATGTTACGGCTTTAACTGTTCGTCGTGATTATACATTGCCTTTGATTGCAGTAGGCGGAGCGATCTTTATGATTGGCGTTATTCAAGGGATGTATTGGAACCATCGCCGTATTTGGATAAAGCAGAAGCAAGGTGAAGTATGGATTGCTGGACATACGAACAAGAACTGGTTTGGCTTGAAGAAAGATATTGAAACAATGATCGAAGGCACAGACGTAATGATGCCGATTGATCAGGCAGAAGAAGAGAAAAAAGAAAAAGCTTCATAG
- the scpB gene encoding SMC-Scp complex subunit ScpB translates to MKLEQLKAITEGLLFAAGDEGLTLKQLSEVFEIEIQTAAEVIDSLRTEYEQDDRGIMLIEEAEGYKLTTKREHSSYIQRFMLTPSSQALSQASLETLAIIAYRQPITRTEIEEVRGVKTEKPLQNLTAKALVKEVGRAEGSGRAILYGTTKQFLEYFGLKSLEELPPLPEELREESPDEEANLFFEKFQETIEE, encoded by the coding sequence ATGAAACTTGAACAATTGAAAGCAATTACAGAAGGACTCCTTTTTGCAGCTGGAGATGAAGGTCTCACGCTTAAGCAGTTATCAGAAGTATTTGAGATTGAAATCCAAACAGCTGCTGAAGTAATTGACTCGTTGAGAACAGAGTATGAACAGGATGACCGAGGGATTATGCTGATAGAGGAAGCAGAAGGGTACAAGCTAACGACGAAGCGAGAGCATTCTTCCTATATTCAACGCTTTATGTTAACTCCTTCCTCGCAAGCCTTGTCGCAAGCAAGCCTAGAAACACTTGCGATCATTGCCTATCGTCAACCGATTACTCGAACAGAAATTGAAGAAGTACGAGGTGTAAAAACAGAAAAACCACTGCAAAACTTAACAGCAAAAGCACTTGTGAAGGAAGTCGGTCGAGCTGAAGGTTCGGGGCGTGCAATTCTTTACGGAACGACCAAGCAATTTCTAGAATATTTCGGTTTGAAATCGTTAGAAGAACTTCCGCCACTTCCTGAGGAATTGAGGGAGGAATCGCCAGATGAAGAGGCGAATCTATTCTTTGAGAAGTTTCAAGAAACAATTGAAGAATAA
- a CDS encoding spore maturation protein — MAFFSEFSLWLIPLLICIVLIYGLWKRTPVYESFVEGGKEGIKIAVSIMPYLIGMFVAIAVFRASGVLDFLIGFLRPVLEALGVPPEIIPLAAMRPISGTAALGITSDLIATYGPDSFIGRLASTMQGSTDTTLYILTVYFGAVGIKKMGNALKVGLLADLIGVIASLIVVTLFFGV; from the coding sequence ATGGCTTTTTTTTCTGAGTTTTCGCTATGGTTGATTCCTCTCCTTATCTGCATCGTTTTAATCTATGGATTGTGGAAACGAACTCCTGTCTATGAAAGCTTCGTAGAAGGCGGCAAAGAAGGTATCAAAATTGCTGTTTCGATTATGCCTTACTTAATCGGGATGTTTGTCGCCATTGCAGTGTTTCGCGCTTCTGGGGTGCTTGATTTTTTGATTGGATTTCTGAGGCCAGTGCTTGAAGCACTCGGCGTTCCCCCTGAAATTATCCCCCTTGCTGCGATGCGACCAATTTCTGGGACAGCTGCGCTTGGTATTACAAGTGATTTGATCGCTACTTACGGTCCTGATTCATTTATTGGAAGGCTTGCTTCTACAATGCAGGGCAGTACAGATACAACGCTTTACATTTTGACTGTCTATTTTGGAGCTGTTGGCATTAAGAAGATGGGGAATGCACTTAAAGTAGGTCTTCTAGCTGATTTAATCGGTGTTATCGCGTCTCTTATTGTCGTTACGTTATTCTTTGGCGTATAA
- a CDS encoding nucleoside recognition domain-containing protein, with amino-acid sequence MVNLIWAGMIVISVVYAIMTGTMKEVNEAIFSGAKEAVTVSIALISVLVFWLGLMHIARESGLLDAFSKLFSPIVRRIFPEVPPNHPAFGYIVSNMTANMFGLGNAATPLGIKAMEQLKELNGGKDEASRSMITFLALNTSSLTLIPTTVIAIRMNYNSSSPTEIVLTTILATVCSTVGALLIDRYFYYRSLRRGGR; translated from the coding sequence ATGGTTAATCTCATTTGGGCTGGAATGATCGTCATTAGTGTTGTTTATGCAATAATGACGGGAACGATGAAAGAAGTAAATGAAGCGATTTTTAGCGGGGCGAAGGAAGCGGTAACAGTCAGTATTGCCTTAATCAGTGTCCTTGTCTTTTGGTTAGGACTGATGCATATTGCGAGGGAATCTGGGTTATTAGATGCTTTTTCGAAACTGTTTAGTCCAATCGTGCGTAGGATTTTTCCTGAGGTTCCGCCAAACCATCCTGCCTTTGGATATATCGTTTCAAATATGACAGCGAATATGTTCGGTCTCGGTAATGCTGCCACACCACTTGGGATAAAAGCGATGGAACAGCTGAAGGAACTAAACGGTGGGAAAGATGAAGCAAGCCGTTCGATGATTACATTTTTGGCGTTAAATACATCAAGTTTAACGTTAATCCCGACAACCGTTATTGCAATTCGGATGAACTATAACTCTTCTTCACCGACAGAAATTGTTTTAACAACAATTCTTGCCACCGTTTGTTCGACTGTCGGGGCATTATTGATTGACCGTTATTTTTATTATAGGAGCTTGCGAAGGGGAGGGAGATAA
- a CDS encoding DUF3907 family protein, translated as MSNTIVHSQITQTRDFLNDVSGKVGGFLNDITLQQLVADNQDGNEEYFARLLGNMRRLYVFCEEGLDACNVVLKGEKFRKGAAEKALYWVYHQCIQEFYSPRNDSWYEDSRSAYTGKNAIKFAEPAPTAIKELIASLEQSFQEMREELEYYETDYKTKMLQSK; from the coding sequence ATGAGTAATACAATTGTACATTCACAAATAACCCAAACAAGAGATTTTCTTAATGATGTTTCAGGTAAGGTTGGCGGCTTTCTTAATGACATAACACTTCAGCAGTTAGTTGCTGATAATCAAGATGGAAATGAAGAATACTTTGCAAGGTTGCTTGGAAACATGCGCCGTCTTTACGTTTTTTGTGAAGAAGGACTTGATGCATGTAATGTTGTTCTAAAAGGTGAAAAGTTCCGTAAAGGTGCAGCAGAAAAAGCACTTTATTGGGTCTATCATCAATGTATCCAAGAGTTCTATTCACCACGAAATGACAGCTGGTATGAAGACAGCCGTTCTGCATACACAGGTAAAAATGCAATTAAATTTGCTGAACCTGCACCTACAGCTATAAAAGAATTAATCGCATCGTTAGAGCAATCCTTCCAAGAAATGCGTGAAGAGCTAGAATATTATGAAACAGACTATAAAACAAAAATGCTTCAATCAAAATAA
- the motB gene encoding flagellar motor protein MotB yields MEVAKKKKKDEGHVDESWLIPYADMLTLLLALFIVLFAASNVDAKKYEQISEALNAAFTGGTGVMEHPMPVQPQNADPAATEEKQSSPSEGEGNKTGGSDSEAEEELESLQQKIQSYIEKNELNEDLSTKLTDEGLLVTILNDAFFASGSADLTEETERIAREISVTLATKEPHQVIISGHTDDRPIRNAQFEDNWHLSVIRAVNFMKILLENDKLNPEHFSAKGFGEFKPVAPNDTAENRQKNRRVEVLILPTNVTTEAQVHGQN; encoded by the coding sequence GTGGAAGTGGCGAAGAAAAAGAAGAAGGATGAGGGACACGTTGATGAATCTTGGTTAATTCCATATGCTGACATGCTGACACTACTCCTTGCCCTTTTTATCGTTCTGTTTGCAGCGAGCAATGTTGATGCTAAGAAATATGAACAAATTTCCGAAGCGTTGAACGCTGCTTTTACTGGAGGAACAGGTGTAATGGAACATCCAATGCCTGTTCAACCGCAAAACGCCGATCCTGCAGCAACAGAAGAAAAGCAGTCTTCCCCTTCAGAAGGTGAAGGAAACAAAACCGGCGGCAGTGATAGTGAAGCAGAAGAAGAATTAGAAAGCCTGCAACAAAAGATCCAATCCTACATTGAAAAAAATGAATTAAACGAAGACCTATCCACAAAGCTCACCGATGAAGGTCTGCTCGTCACGATTTTAAATGATGCCTTCTTTGCTTCAGGAAGCGCGGATTTAACAGAAGAAACAGAAAGAATTGCACGTGAAATTTCCGTTACACTTGCAACGAAAGAACCTCATCAAGTCATTATTAGCGGTCATACAGATGACAGACCAATCCGTAATGCTCAATTTGAAGATAATTGGCATTTAAGTGTTATCCGAGCTGTTAATTTCATGAAGATTTTATTAGAAAACGACAAATTAAATCCTGAACACTTTAGTGCAAAAGGATTTGGGGAATTTAAGCCAGTAGCACCAAATGATACAGCAGAAAACCGCCAGAAAAATCGTCGTGTCGAAGTACTTATCTTACCAACCAATGTTACAACAGAAGCACAGGTGCATGGGCAGAACTAA
- a CDS encoding thiol-disulfide oxidoreductase ResA, whose product MKKRRLMMRTVILLVLAGALGFTLYTNFFSSKEVVGKGDQAPDFVLENLKGEKVQLSDYEGKGVFLNFWGTWCKPCEREMPYMQNLYPEYKEKGVEILAVNVGESNLAVEKFKERFGLTFPIILDKKGEVIEAFGVNPLPTTFLINKDGEIVDILTGTLTEDAIRAHMESIAP is encoded by the coding sequence ATGAAGAAGCGCCGTTTAATGATGAGAACGGTGATTTTGCTTGTTTTGGCAGGAGCGCTTGGATTCACCCTCTATACGAACTTTTTCTCCAGTAAAGAAGTCGTTGGTAAAGGCGATCAAGCACCAGATTTTGTGCTTGAAAATCTAAAAGGAGAAAAGGTGCAGTTAAGTGATTATGAGGGCAAAGGCGTCTTTTTGAATTTCTGGGGCACATGGTGTAAGCCGTGTGAGCGAGAAATGCCATATATGCAAAATCTTTACCCAGAATACAAAGAGAAGGGTGTCGAGATTTTAGCAGTTAATGTCGGAGAATCAAACTTAGCAGTTGAGAAATTTAAAGAACGTTTTGGACTTACTTTTCCGATTATCCTTGATAAAAAAGGGGAAGTCATTGAGGCTTTTGGTGTAAATCCATTGCCGACAACCTTCTTAATTAATAAAGATGGTGAAATTGTAGATATCCTTACAGGAACGTTAACGGAAGATGCAATTCGTGCCCATATGGAAAGTATTGCGCCGTAA
- a CDS encoding pseudouridine synthase, producing MERLQKVIAQAGITSRRKAEKLIVDGKVSVNGKVVKELGTKVSPNDEIEVEGVPVEKEEPVYFLLYKPTGVISAVTDDKNRKTVVDFFEHIPERIFPVGRLDYDTSGVLLLTNDGEFANILMHPKYEIEKVYIAKTKGIPSREEIRKLQKGVKLEDGLTAPSKTKVLSIDKKKQTAIVQISIHEGRNRQVRRMFEALGYPVQKLKRERYGFLDLRGMNSGEFRELSPKEVKQLRALAVTQPS from the coding sequence ATGGAACGTTTACAGAAAGTGATTGCACAAGCAGGTATTACATCTAGAAGGAAAGCTGAAAAATTAATCGTTGATGGAAAAGTGTCTGTCAATGGAAAAGTCGTTAAGGAACTAGGCACGAAAGTATCTCCGAATGATGAAATAGAAGTGGAAGGTGTTCCGGTTGAGAAAGAAGAACCTGTCTATTTTCTTCTATATAAACCTACTGGCGTTATTTCAGCAGTAACGGATGATAAGAACAGAAAGACTGTTGTCGACTTCTTTGAACATATTCCAGAGCGCATTTTTCCTGTTGGGCGCTTAGACTATGACACATCTGGCGTATTGTTGTTGACGAATGACGGAGAGTTTGCCAATATCTTGATGCACCCTAAGTACGAAATTGAAAAAGTTTATATTGCAAAAACAAAAGGCATTCCTTCAAGAGAAGAAATTAGAAAGCTGCAAAAAGGGGTTAAGCTAGAGGATGGGTTAACCGCTCCATCGAAAACAAAAGTGTTGTCAATTGATAAGAAAAAACAAACAGCAATTGTGCAAATCTCCATCCACGAAGGGCGCAACCGTCAAGTTCGTAGGATGTTTGAAGCACTCGGTTACCCTGTTCAGAAATTAAAGCGTGAACGCTACGGATTCCTAGATTTACGAGGAATGAATTCAGGTGAATTTAGGGAGCTTTCACCTAAAGAAGTGAAACAGCTACGGGCACTTGCTGTCACACAACCTTCATAA
- a CDS encoding superoxide dismutase produces the protein MEKGYTEQVKEWAEDFKQKVQALITDKEDYERWEEGFQQWLDDLEVNRNEPAEVEREAEAFYEQARVLIEGGDVRAEDNEKSVPIGGHKLPPLPYAYNALEPYIAEEIMRLHHLKHHQSYVEGLNKAEKMMEKARKKDDYELLKHWEREAAFHGSGHYLHTIFWNNMIPKGGGKPSGALLKQIEKDFGSFEKFKAHFTNAANQAEGVGWAILVWSPRARRLEILQSEKHQFFTQWDTIPLLVLDVWEHAYYLQYKNQRKDYVKNWWNIVNWKDVAERFTEASKLKWKPY, from the coding sequence ATGGAAAAGGGATATACCGAGCAGGTGAAGGAATGGGCAGAGGACTTTAAGCAGAAAGTTCAAGCACTCATAACGGATAAGGAAGATTACGAGCGATGGGAAGAGGGGTTTCAGCAATGGTTAGATGATTTAGAAGTGAATCGTAATGAACCAGCTGAAGTTGAAAGAGAAGCAGAAGCGTTTTATGAACAAGCAAGAGTACTAATTGAAGGTGGAGATGTGCGGGCAGAGGACAATGAGAAAAGTGTTCCGATCGGAGGGCATAAGCTTCCTCCTCTTCCATATGCGTATAATGCATTAGAGCCTTATATTGCAGAGGAAATTATGCGTCTTCATCATCTCAAACATCATCAATCTTATGTTGAGGGGTTAAATAAGGCAGAAAAAATGATGGAAAAGGCGCGAAAAAAAGATGATTATGAGTTGTTAAAACATTGGGAGCGTGAAGCGGCATTTCACGGTTCAGGCCATTATTTGCATACAATCTTTTGGAATAATATGATCCCAAAAGGAGGAGGTAAACCGAGCGGAGCGCTGTTAAAGCAAATTGAAAAGGATTTCGGCAGCTTTGAGAAGTTTAAAGCACATTTTACAAATGCGGCCAACCAAGCAGAAGGTGTTGGCTGGGCAATTCTCGTCTGGTCACCACGGGCACGCCGGCTTGAAATTTTGCAAAGTGAAAAACACCAGTTCTTTACACAGTGGGACACGATTCCTCTTCTCGTGCTTGATGTATGGGAACACGCTTATTACCTCCAATATAAAAACCAACGAAAAGATTATGTGAAAAATTGGTGGAATATTGTGAACTGGAAGGATGTAGCTGAAAGGTTTACAGAAGCAAGTAAGTTAAAGTGGAAGCCTTACTAA
- the motA gene encoding flagellar motor stator protein MotA yields the protein MDKTTVIGILMGVIAIGVGMVFKGVSPVALLNPAAMLIIFLGTAAAVTIAFPGSEIKKVPKLFKILFNEQKITEVKDIVPMFVEWATVARAEGLLALESHLDKIDDPFLKNGMKLVIDGQSAEFIRDVMVEEVDAMEERHAAGALIFTQAGTYAPTLGVLGAVVGLIAALGNMNDTEALGHAIAAAFVATLFGIFTGYVLWHPFANKLKRKSSLEVKTKLVMIEGILSIQDGQAPIIIKEKLAMYVPINERLKILGEDGGGSGEEKEEG from the coding sequence ATGGATAAAACAACAGTCATAGGAATTTTGATGGGGGTTATCGCCATCGGGGTAGGGATGGTATTTAAAGGGGTAAGTCCAGTTGCCTTGCTTAACCCAGCAGCCATGTTAATTATTTTCCTCGGAACAGCTGCAGCGGTAACGATCGCTTTTCCTGGAAGTGAGATAAAGAAGGTACCGAAATTATTTAAAATTTTATTTAATGAGCAAAAGATTACCGAAGTAAAAGACATTGTTCCAATGTTTGTTGAGTGGGCAACAGTTGCCCGAGCAGAAGGATTGCTCGCCTTAGAATCCCATCTCGATAAGATTGATGATCCTTTTTTGAAGAATGGCATGAAACTCGTCATTGATGGACAGTCTGCGGAGTTTATTCGTGATGTGATGGTCGAAGAAGTTGACGCAATGGAAGAACGTCATGCAGCAGGAGCACTAATCTTCACTCAAGCAGGTACATATGCCCCAACACTAGGAGTACTAGGTGCTGTGGTAGGCTTGATCGCTGCCCTTGGAAATATGAATGATACAGAAGCTCTTGGGCATGCCATTGCGGCCGCATTCGTCGCAACACTATTTGGGATCTTTACTGGATATGTCCTATGGCATCCATTTGCAAACAAACTGAAACGTAAATCAAGCCTTGAAGTAAAGACAAAGCTTGTCATGATTGAAGGGATTCTTTCGATCCAAGATGGTCAAGCACCTATTATCATTAAAGAAAAATTAGCAATGTATGTGCCAATTAACGAACGTCTTAAGATATTAGGAGAGGACGGTGGTGGAAGTGGCGAAGAAAAAGAAGAAGGATGA